A single window of Candidatus Methylacidiphilales bacterium DNA harbors:
- the rpmB gene encoding 50S ribosomal protein L28: MSRSCAITQAKPSQGHRINRSGKAKKKGGIGTHVTSNTPRTFLPNLQEKRIWVPELKKFVRVKLSARGLKTLDKNGAYSTLKAAGLI, from the coding sequence ATGTCCCGTTCCTGCGCCATCACCCAAGCCAAACCCTCCCAAGGCCACCGCATCAACCGCAGCGGTAAAGCCAAGAAAAAAGGAGGGATCGGTACCCACGTCACGTCCAACACCCCCCGCACCTTCCTGCCCAACCTCCAGGAAAAACGCATCTGGGTTCCCGAACTCAAGAAGTTCGTCCGCGTCAAGCTCTCTGCCCGCGGACTCAAGACCCTCGACAAAAACGGGGCCTATTCCACCCTCAAAGCCGCCGGCCTGATCTGA